Proteins co-encoded in one Candidatus Zixiibacteriota bacterium genomic window:
- a CDS encoding NAD(P)H-binding protein, which produces MRVFVAGATGYVGRKLTETLIETGHSPACLVRPGSERKLGHLADKVDIISGGIGDAENWHHRLRNIDSVINLIGIIREFPNHGVTFEKLHVETTVKLVDICAEQGIKRYLQMSALGASPESKSEYHQTKFRAENYIKNSDLDWTIFRPSLIFGKGNLALVEFVKLIKSAPVVPVVGDGKYRLQPVALENVCEGFVKALDKPETIGKTYEIAGSERVTYDQLLDSIGQTLNRKVPKIHMPVGLTKLAISPFEYFKSFPLTKSQIEMLLEENISDSNLFYDELNIEPEPLDSMLKRSLEDEIEK; this is translated from the coding sequence ATGCGAGTTTTTGTCGCCGGCGCGACCGGCTATGTCGGCAGGAAATTAACTGAAACTCTGATTGAAACGGGCCACAGTCCCGCCTGCCTGGTACGGCCGGGAAGCGAGCGCAAGCTGGGCCACCTGGCTGATAAGGTGGATATCATTTCCGGCGGTATCGGGGATGCGGAAAATTGGCATCATCGCCTGAGGAACATAGACTCTGTCATAAATCTTATCGGGATTATCAGGGAGTTTCCCAACCACGGCGTGACTTTCGAAAAGCTGCATGTCGAAACCACGGTAAAGCTTGTGGATATCTGTGCCGAGCAGGGTATCAAGCGGTATCTGCAGATGAGCGCTTTGGGTGCCTCCCCCGAATCGAAATCGGAATATCACCAGACCAAGTTCCGCGCGGAGAACTATATCAAAAATTCCGACCTCGACTGGACCATTTTCAGGCCGTCGTTGATTTTCGGCAAGGGCAATCTGGCCCTGGTCGAATTCGTCAAGCTGATCAAATCCGCTCCTGTCGTGCCGGTCGTGGGTGACGGCAAGTACCGACTTCAGCCGGTCGCGCTTGAAAATGTCTGCGAGGGTTTCGTCAAGGCACTCGATAAACCCGAGACGATCGGAAAAACTTATGAAATCGCCGGATCCGAAAGAGTAACCTATGACCAACTGCTTGACAGTATCGGTCAAACCCTGAATCGCAAGGTACCCAAAATCCATATGCCGGTCGGACTGACCAAGCTGGCAATCAGCCCGTTTGAGTATTTTAAATCGTTTCCACTGACAAAAAGTCAGATCGAAATGCTCCTGGAGGAGAACATCAGCGACTCAAATCTGTTCTATGATGAATTAAATATCGAGCCGGAACCGCTCGATTCGATGCTGAAGCGGTCGCTCGAGGACGAAATCGAAAAATAG